AATTAGTCATATTTACAGTATTCTGTATTGTTAGTTTGAATAACAAGGAAATATGTATGCAATGTCTAAAGGGTTGAATTGCTTTACGTCAATAATGATCATTCCAAGCAGTTGTAATAGTTAAAACGCGTGCTGTCGCCAGCACGAAGCGCCTGTTTGTAAAGCCGGTACACACTGTGCTAACGATGAGGGTTTAGCGAACCCTTCGTTGGATATTTGGAGACTAAGGTCTACATCTAAAAATTCACAAACGTGTGCCTACGTTTGTTGAAACAGGCACGAGTATGTGGTGAAATGCCTACGTTCCCATCATgccctcaaaatggcaagaagggcGCCTGGAGGGTTTTAAGTGGTAGGCTGGTACATTAAGTGCCAGTCCCgcactctcccgggtgaacAGCCGAGGGTTGTACGTAAAAAGGATTTTCATTTCGATAAAAAAGGCCACTTCGCATTGCATGTTTCACAGCGGTCCGCAGGTCAAATGGTCAACGACACCGGAACGAAGAGGCGTCAGTCTGAAATCAGCCTAaggtgaaataatttaaatacctacatacatttaataagattttatttcttattacaGGTTTTGTACGAAGCCGAATTTGGCGCGCAGATGGGAATTCCCTACGGTTCAGAATGCGACTTCGACGGCATTGAAGGGCCGGTTGaataactaaaatttttacagTATTTACTGTAATTTTGAACCCGTTTAGAACAATTAAGGAGAATTCCGTGGCTTGAAGTATTACATGAGAaaagtgattttattaaattttttttaagtggcAAATTACGGACGTTACGTGTGTATGTGGACTAAAATAAAGATCTGTTTGTAAGCTACCTATACACCTAAATTGTAAAATGATGcaagacaatatttttatctttacaacCAAAGAGACGTATTATGAGTTCGACGTGACgtattgttatattaatagttgatatgtttattttattgtcttatGTATTTactcaatatatttttcttttgcgaatagtttttcttcaataacttttaaattaattttcaaaagtaACCTTTATTTAAGCCATTCATggctatatatacatacatacacattacaAAAATCTGAGGGTGCATTATGTactgaaaaacataaaaattgtacCCTTAAAAATCGAAGAGCAACTTccgtttacattaaaattgtaagccgaaaaataaattaaacaaaattttacgatatttaaaaaatttatgcaTCAAAAAACAATCGTAAACATCAttgaaaattaacatttataacttatatCTATAACAGTCCATCACTTATAAGAAATCTCTTGAAATTTCATAGATATtcttgtttataattatataggtattggAAGAAAAATCACGATGaattagaaaaatacatatatcgtaacaaagcatattttttaattcctcATTTTACAAGAGTAAGTTcctaaaattacatttttaagacACTGAAAACGCTCTCAACCTTTCTGAGAACATAATAACATTGGCACAAgatctttatttatgtaccgGATGGTAAACTATACTAATCTAGTCTCAGCTCAATCAATGTAAGAAATAGCTGTATCAAACTTACGTACATAAAGTCTagtatttatcccttgcggggtaggcagagccaacagtatttaagactgaaaggccacgttcagctcttaggtttaatgattcaaatagtgacaggttgccagcgcatcgcttaaaagaagactAAGTTAAACTTAACTTATTAACTATCACTAATTTTGGTACCAATTTAATCAagttatcagtcttttgaaaaaaaatcttcaataTCATTATAATCATATTAATATTGCATGAATGTAGTTTTAATCATTTgatccaaaataaaaacttattaatacaATTCATGCTGtcatcataataaattaaactggTATTCAAACCTTCGACAGGGATAATTCTGTATAATTTTTGCTATGTTACTGcataatattcattttaaccCATCTTTTCATCCCATCCCATCATCCCATTATTTCATCACTCGGAAATACACTTAGGCTACACTACATTGAAGGCGtgcatttaaaaagaaaataagtttttattcaggaaacattattaatttcgtataatttaaaatgatacaTGTGTGTAACTCAACAAAGAGCGACTGTTACACCTAATCAAGGCAACCGGTTTCTGTGCCAGGGATTTCTGATGATACCTCTTTGACAACAGATTACAATGCAGATTTAATGGAACAAATGACACACAGTAATAAAACTGAATACATAGTTTAAACCAATGTAAATATAACGAAACATAAATAACAGTAGTAAAACTCCGTTTGAATGTCAAATTAGTAACAAAACTCTGTCACTTAGactatcattaaaaaaaatctaattatgttccattttcaaatgttTAGCAACCGACGCCTTAGTACAAAATGTTGCCGCACATAAATCACATTCATAATCATCAAATTCAAGttttttatgaatgttgaaATGCTTTTGTCTCAATtgtttagaataaaatttccTCGGACAATATTTGCAAGCCCATGCAGAATGTACCCCGTTTCTCCCTATGTGATCTTGCAACGATTTTTTCGTTGCAAAACGTTTGGTACAATAGTCGCATTCGTAAAGGTATTGATGGGCGTGCACGGTAAGAATATGTTTCTTTTGTTCAGACTTAGAGTAGAATTTCTTATCACAGATTTCACATTGCACTGTTTTTATACCAATGTGCCTTTTTCTGTGCGCTATCAATCCACTAGCGTCCGTGAAGCTCATGGGACATTCTTTACATTTATACCTCTTATCCCCAGTGTGGGTCCTAATATGTCTAGCAAATGCACTAGGATCTGCAAACGCCTTTTCACAATAGTCACATTTGTATGGCTTCTCTTTGGTATGAACACGCATATGAAGATTCACACTACATTTTGAAGATAACAGTTTCTTACATACAGGACATTCAAAAGTGGCGCCCTCGTGTCTCACTTTATGTGTATTAAGAGCACCGGTTTGTGTGAAACATTTTCCACATATATCACATTTGTATGGTCTCTCCCCTGAATGAACAGTATTATGTTGTTTTATGGAATGGTATGAATACGCTTTGTGGCATATCGGACATTGATACCTCGTATTACCGTCCACTACTATCTTTTCATACTTCACTCTAGTCAATACGTCGCTATTGCTGCATGTACTGTCGCGAcgaatcttttttcttttagttttacttttatctAATTTAACTGTCTTTGGTATGTATACTCCTAACTTTGTTTTGATTGCATCACTCTCTTGTGTAACATATTCAGACTTGATGCAGAATTCTGATTTCTCTTTTTTCCCTGCATATTTCGTTTTTGGTTTCCAGACATTTCTTTCTTCATCTTCGTGGTGTACAAGTTTTTTATGGGCTACAAGATCAGTTTTCTGGCGGTAACCGATACCACAATGGCAGACATGAGGGTAAGGGACATGAACTGCAGCGTGGGCTCTCAAAGTGCTCTGGGCAACAAATTTCATATCACACTCATCACATTCAAATCTTTTGATGTAGTTACCATACTTCTCGTAGGAGAATTCTGTGTTcctgaaataaaacattatttgaattattgttTCTCTTAACCTAGTTTAGTTTGAATCAGTGCTAGGAAAAGGTCTCTCCGATTCACTTTCCACCATGATGAGCAATTGGGGCGAAAGGTAATTAAAAGTCAGGTCAGGTTGTCAATCCAAATCAAATCAAAGCAAGCATttagttgtatggcttaatgatttcATTTGCCTTTAATTGCCTTTAattagtacaaaataaatagagataaagaaaatatatgtagatatatagaATGAGAAACATCCTTTCTGTGATTGGTTGACAAACATAAAGGAAATTCAGGAAAGTGTACGAAACTTGCAAGGCCGATGAAATTTTGGCTAGACATCTGGAAAGATGTAATGCGAGCTAACAGAGTCAAATGCGATCCCAAAACTGGACAAAGAAGAGACAAAAAGTCAGTAAACGGACTCTAGGCCTCAAAGCATtgctgtggagggtgcaaccagTGCAGTCAAGAGAGTTTGACATACTCACACAATAGGCTTCGCGTGTTTAAGCACGTGTAGTCTGTAGTCCCTTTGTGTAGTATAGCAAAATAAACATTCTTTGCATTCGAATATCTTAATCCTCTTCAATACAACTTGCAGCGTCTGAGTCtgaaacatacattcatacatacatatagtcaggtatatatcccttgcggggtaaacaggcagtcttcaaaagactgataggccacattcagctgtttggctttatgatagaattaaaattcaaatagtgacagggtgccagcacaacgcctaaaagaagaattccaagtttatatgcgaatcccttagtcgccttttatgacactTTTATTTACTATCTACTTAgctcaataataataaagcctTTTATTTCCgagaaacaaaatacaattcacaaacacaatatatttatacctattatGAATAGAACATCTCTTTAACTTTTTCCGCTATTCTCTATCTGCTGCCACTCTTATTcatagcaaataaagtattattaaacttacattttcTATTAGCTGATTAGACTGGTTTTCCAGTTCCACAAAACGGTCAGCCTCTTGtaaatgattatttaattttttataggcCTCCACATCCAACTTGAACAATTTGATGTAAGGATTCAATGActgaaaaagttaaaaataatttatatcatatatgataataaataaccaGAAATCACAGAGCAGGCAACAGCTTTCCACTTATTatgatccttgcatacttcttttgcttcatccatcTTCATAATTCATCACACATTTTATGTAGCCTTGTCAgttcaaattcaatatttttttattcattactataggatactatatatcgcttaataattgtcaaaacgtatggtttaacaacattggttgattggtgtctcttcaaaccatgacattggcagaatcaccgaaagtccggtggaagccataatatagaaaagaaagaaagaaacattggttgacggcaaataaattacttaaaaactaagtttactgccgcttccaaggcgtcagtgcagaagaagcggtaacaaactgcactgcagcattttcttccaTTTTCAATTACCATAACATAAACCTATGGAAGTTATATCGAGTTAAATAAATGTCTCACCTTAGGAACTGAATCTACCTCCATTGTACTTTTGATTATTCtgtaaaagaaagaaaaaaactgcattgacataaatacctatatatgtcACATTGAGGTTTAGAGgccaaataataatgaaaactaTAACTTGTAGTACGGAattttttatacctacctacttctaTCATTATATACAGGTTTTGAATTTCACTACTGTTTcaatatgtgtatatatgtatggatttagCTATGCATACCTTTTTAGAATTACTTGAATTAGTATAATAATTCTGCAATACTTTTTCTATGCCGTATTTCTTTATAGGATCAACAAACTCAATCAGAAGATCTGTTAGCCAAGTTGAACTTAATGgctttattatgtaaattgagattcatatatcAGCCGATTGATAGACCCCTACAATGCGTGCTAGGAAGAACTATGCTTTGTGTTTGTTATTAGACCAACTTTAATACTAGAAATAGTGCTTGCCTCAGTCAACCTTAATATTCATGGGAAGTATACAGTATAGCCCTATTCTAAAGCGCCATATGCCATAATACAACTTCTtcagtgagggaaaacaaaGTGATGTAAGCAGAGCTGAGTCAGCAGTCAAGCCATTAAAATCATTGGGACTTATGATGTACTTAGGTGATGATTATACAGAGCCAGTCTTTGTCAGGGATATAATGATATTAGTATCCGTTTTACGTTCACGTTCACGTATAtgacatatttttaacatgcATATAAATCGGGGAATGTATACCCATAAAGACCTAACCTGGTTTATTTAGGTCCAAAAAGTTACTTCAcgtaaacaagaaaataaactgAACTTACTAATCTAATGGCTGACCACTATAAtttgcaataataataataaacttcatATTCATTCAAAGCACAAAACATATGCACGAGCGAGCGAGTGAATTTTCGTCTCAAAAATATcatgaaaatacataaaataaatatgcctAAAATAAACTCGTTCTTCAATTCAACGGTTCTTTAGTAACCAATGGATGATCTGATGTGACATTGATTGTCCAAACCTAACAACAAAGTCAACCACagagaaaatgttaaaaaatgtcAATGACAAACAATATgacatttagaaaaaaaaacataagctGGCAGACAGAGTGcattgtacctacctaaataagaaaatttttgtttacatatcacttgtttaaatattttttatattctagtGTAGTCGGCAGACGAagtgtatataatattaaatttccgTATGTATCcacttattttatgtttaattggTAATTACATGTTTCTGTTTTCTGAGAATATTCATTCAATGATATACCGTACCGGAGTCTAGATAAAGAAATCTACTGTGCCTGCTTGaatttccttatttttttatcattttcttgTCATAAATGGTCCTAATACAGTAGTAAATAGTGTATAAGCCGAAGTTATTATACTagatacaatataaatttatactaaGAAAATCTGTAAACTAAACTATCTACCGAAATTGatagttaaaattatgttGAACGTAACGAAACCACAATAAAATGTAAGGCTCATTCtcacattaattattatcagTCAGTGATAAGagctgaaaatattttgaggttgtggtttgtatgtttatacttTGTTTCAacatatatttagttattacTTATATCAGCTCTGAAACTACTTGTGCTGAATTCCATAGCCCCATTTTTGGTCCAATCGCCCAATAAATGATCCTCTTACAGAatttcagtttaaaaaaatctttgaaactAATCCTAGTTATGAAGAGTGCAATTTTCTTAAATGTTTACATACTTTACTCTTATTGTCAGTGTATACCAAATTTCAGCAGTTTTGGCTgggatttaataaataatcagttCACTTCCATTTGAATGTACTGATTATATTCTTTAACTCACATCTATATCATTTGAAATTTAGTAAAcactgataataataataaaaaaatgtagaaatacctacttaataaagGTTTTTCGAAACAAGTAAATTCAAAAGCAATAGCTTGTTTTATACTATCATCTTATCACTGTGAGATAATTGTGtgcaaatatattatttgtatttctttaCTAGACTAGTCTGCTAACTACTATTACTTCAGTCATTTAATGTGCTAGACACATTGCCTAACTTTTGTTAATTCTTTCAAGTTTTAATCAGTATCTGAAATTCCAGGTGGATTTGATCTAGAAAATGTCATCACAGgtgtgtatattttataacgattttaaatacatacatacatataatcacgtctatatgcttTGTGGAGAAGGCAGAGAATCgcgaaaatactgatagatcatgttcagctgtttggcttaatgataaagtCTAGaatcaaacagtgacaggttgctagcccattgcctaaaaatataataattttattctattgatCCTGTAAGGAATGCATTACATACACAAATGTGTCATTATCTCTTGGTAGGTTGGACAGAACTAATCACAATTCTCTTATGCCCACATTTGgcttaatatttgaaaaaagattcAGAGATATTGCCAGGATTACAGGACATCATCGAAGTAAAAATCTAaagttttttaagactttgtgacaacattaaaatatctGTTATCTTTTCATGGATTAAcagttttacttatttataataacttaaaagttttttcaattaatcattaattttcaaaactattaaattttgttcttaAATCATAGATTAGAGtaagtataaatacataaagtgCTCATTTGTACGAGTGTATTGTATCTGTTGCAGCTGGAGACCATAATTAATGCCTACAAGACCCTCGCTAAAATACCATCAGTGCTTAGTGGCAGGTTGACTAATAACGGCCATAGGGTGACCTCGAAATGGCAAGTTCGGAATCTGGACAAGGGCAAACCCACAAAGTACAACATAGAGTATTACCTTGACGACAATTTGAAGGTCATCGGTCAGAGTTCCTTTGGCTCAGATGTCAGTAACGAGTAAGTTATATTTGATACAGCCAACTCTTTCTCACCTGTGCGTGTTCCTGGTTACACCTTCCACAGAAGTATTTtgggcccggggtccgccatGCGACTTTTCTCTTTCCACTTAGTTCGGTTTCCGGCGTCCagagagaatttttttttttttttctgcagATTGCTATCATCTATATCGCCTTCTGAGTCATACCGCGCAGTGATACGCGAGGAGAAGGACAAGAAAGATGTCAAGAAACAGTACCTTGAAGTGTGGAGTAAGAGTACATTGACGCACTCTATAGACCTCACCGCTGTGGATGTTCATGGTGACGTTTATGCTGATTGTAAGTGGTATttcatgatttttattattattaaaacaatgccgtgtggtaaccggcactttagaatagaaccactccatatcatttacatggatgtcgtaaattcaaatagtgacaggttgctagcccatcgcctaaagggctagcgacctgtcactatttgaatttcaattcaatagtAAAGCCGTGTTCATCTGTATACACGGCCTTCTattctttacaagactgttggttttgaAGGGAAAGAACCATGACATGTAGGTTGTATCATgtatcatatattttaataactaataGTGTTTTCACTATTGgtataacatacataggtTCTAAAATTCCCTCGTATACGAAACTTATGATCAAGCCATTGGTACCATGTAAGTCCATTCATTTTGCAGCCGAATTCGGGTGCCTCAACTGGTCTAGCGACGAGTCCGCGATCGTTTACATCGCCGAGAGGAAGTTGGCCAAAAGCGAGCCTTACATTCAGAGAAAAAATGAGGACAAATCCAAAACCGACGGCAGCGGCGAAGCTAAGGAGACGCCTAAGAAGGCATGTATTtagtactacatacatatatacatataatcacgtctatatcccttgcgtggtagacagagccaacagtcttgaaaagactgataggccacgttcagctgtttggctttatgatggaattgagattcaaatagtgacaggttgctagcccatcgcctaaaaggagaatcccaagtttataagcctatccctcagtcgccttttacgacatccatgggaacgagatggagtggtcttattcttttttttattggtgccgggaaccacacggcactattgaGTAGGTACTATAATCTGTAAAATGAGGAAAGATTAATACATCTTTGAGTCTTGAGACGTAGTGTCCCCTGCGTCCCTCTTCACAACCTGGATGCCATTTATAAGTGCGCACGCGCGCCCTGAGTCTTCATCAGCGCTCACTAAGTAGCTCGCTATTCCCTGGCGGCTACCAgctggatctcgtgtctataCTTagctaatttttaatttatcgtttTACCTAAACTTCGCAGTGTTTTAAAGTTACGATTTTTGTAAAGTTAATCCTGTAACtgtaatataatcacgtctttattccttaaggggtagacaaagccaacagtctcacaaagtctgaatggccacattgagattcaaatagtgacaagttttggagccatcgcctaaaagaagaactaCAAGTTTATTACCCTACCCCTTTGTCgctttttactacatccatgggaaaaaaggGAATCCAATTCTAtagtgacgggaaccacacggcgctcgGGGTTTAATTTGATAAGTTCTTTCTCATCAGGGCGAAGAGTTCATCTATCGTCAGGACTGGGGTGAACAGCTCGTGGGGAAGTACCTCTCTTCAATTGTTGTGTGCGAAGTGGATACGGAGAAGATTACTGTCATTGAGGGTCTGCCTCAGTCATGGTGCCCGGGGCAGGTGAGAAATATATcaatcagtcaatcaatttgacaaaattatcttatattcatataacatacatttgAGT
The Amyelois transitella isolate CPQ chromosome 12, ilAmyTran1.1, whole genome shotgun sequence DNA segment above includes these coding regions:
- the LOC106142382 gene encoding zinc finger protein 569, encoding MEVDSVPKSLNPYIKLFKLDVEAYKKLNNHLQEADRFVELENQSNQLIENTQTLQVVLKRIKIFECKECLFCYTTQRDYRLHVLKHAKPIVNTEFSYEKYGNYIKRFECDECDMKFVAQSTLRAHAAVHVPYPHVCHCGIGYRQKTDLVAHKKLVHHEDEERNVWKPKTKYAGKKEKSEFCIKSEYVTQESDAIKTKLGVYIPKTVKLDKSKTKRKKIRRDSTCSNSDVLTRVKYEKIVVDGNTRYQCPICHKAYSYHSIKQHNTVHSGERPYKCDICGKCFTQTGALNTHKVRHEGATFECPVCKKLLSSKCSVNLHMRVHTKEKPYKCDYCEKAFADPSAFARHIRTHTGDKRYKCKECPMSFTDASGLIAHRKRHIGIKTVQCEICDKKFYSKSEQKKHILTVHAHQYLYECDYCTKRFATKKSLQDHIGRNGVHSAWACKYCPRKFYSKQLRQKHFNIHKKLEFDDYECDLCAATFCTKASVAKHLKMEHN